In Cicer arietinum cultivar CDC Frontier isolate Library 1 chromosome 1, Cicar.CDCFrontier_v2.0, whole genome shotgun sequence, one DNA window encodes the following:
- the LOC101501208 gene encoding dof zinc finger protein DOF1.4, which yields MFSNCEKMVAISSTTNQWPQNEIDDGNNKVMEKQQGEEQILIQQQGALKCPRCDSSNTKFCYYNNYSLSQPRHFCKACKRYWTRGGTLRNVPVGGGYRRNKRTTTTNTTLIKKPTTLIDATSISPMFYGLSSSNNNNPRPCDVNLIPLSRFNLSRVSNSGYDGFSTGFMSSETNGYNTSGFNSVMPSVLSSTTLQLQHKFMNDGLKYGSNNFQVGLDEEKKVEGQNSKFEWNNGVCQNQIEHVGLYDDSISNSSLYWNIGSSSGIGVWNDQGANIASSLTSLI from the exons ATGTTTAGTAACTGTGAGAAAATGGTTGCCATCTCTTCAACTACTAACCAATGGCCACAg AATGAGATAGATGATGGTAATAATAAGGTAATGGAAAAACAACAAGGTGAAGAACAGATTCTGATACAACAGCAAGGTGCACTAAAGTGTCCTCGTTGTGACTCATCAAACACAAAATTCTGTTACTACAACAACTACAGTTTGTCACAACCAAGACATTTCTGCAAAGCCTGCAAACGTTATTGGACAAGAGGTGGTACTCTTAGGAATGTTCCTGTCGGTGGTGGTTACAGAAGAAACAAACGTACTACTACTACTAATACTACTCTCATCAAAAAACCAACAACGTTAATTGATGCTACTTCTATTAGTCCTATGTTTTATGGTTTAtctagtagtaataataataatcctaGGCCTTGTGATGTGAATCTTATACCATTATCAAGGTTCAATCTTTCTAGAGTTTCAAATTCAGGGTATGATGGATTTTCAACAGGGTTTATGTCTAGTGAAACCAATGGTTATAATACAAGTGGGTTTAATTCAGTTATGCCTTCTGTGTTGAGTTCTACTACTCTGCAGCTACAACATAAATTCATGAATGATGGTTTGAAATATGGTAGCAACAATTTTCAGGTGGGTTTAGATGAAGAGAAGAAAGTTGAAGGACAGAACAGTAAATTTGAGTGGAATAATGGTGTTTGTCAAAACCAGATTGAACATGTGGGTTTGTATGATGATTCTATTTCTAATTCTTCACTTTATTGGAATATAGGATCATCATCAGGTATTGGTGTTTGGAATGATCAAGGTGCTAATATTGCTTCATCACTCACTTCTCTGATCTAG